A DNA window from Helianthus annuus cultivar XRQ/B chromosome 15, HanXRQr2.0-SUNRISE, whole genome shotgun sequence contains the following coding sequences:
- the LOC110911307 gene encoding BRO1 domain-containing protein BROX homolog, which produces MGCAVSVYRVGGNKKQMKIPVVTVFVPSVRVPVNSSFQKSLKGVVPKELIDRLTSFRNQIALLTQQTDVSAAPEVLRALEEYLSLLVGLTDQEFGFRELTEFKWKSLDDGRQDISVADSWFELLSVVHMMAMLTLMEANSKLIPDQTVPSETVESTDDIGSAVDLLVKAAGYLQFCLREILVQIPPHIKMKLPVDLQENVLEATYIQALGQGTEMQLASAVECKNATLSVKRRLACEQLSYFSQAHYCLSTCDNLNGYGKKHLSFIKWKFLEAKAAAYYYHGLITDKGTEPSCHITAVCCFLAAEEILTESKKACLNFCLTAPITRAPTAWGAMKHLNKKIPETAAKKSQMYAYLLEEEKSLDVLPELPEFELSLKADEFQMPDKDAAWENEKWKIPSQTLKTDDEEDDK; this is translated from the exons ATGGGGTGTGCAGTTTCTGTGTACAGAGTAGGAGGTAATAAGAAGCAGATGAAGATCCCTGTGGTAACCGTGTTTGTACCTTCAGTTCGTGTTCCTGTTAACTCTAGTTTTCAAAAGTCGCTTAAGGGCGTTGTTCCTAAGGAGCTTATTGATCGTCTCACCTCTTTTCGGAATCAAATTGCTCTTCTCACGCAACAAACGG ATGTTTCAGCTGCTCCTGAAGTGCTACGTGCATTGGAGGAATACTTATCGCTCTTAGTTGGTCTCACCGATCAAG AATTTGGATTCCGAGAGCTGACTGAATTCAAATGGAAAAGTTTAGACGATGGACGACAA GACATAAGTGTTGCTGACTCGTGGTTTGAATTACTATCCGTTGTTCATATGATGGCTATGCTGACATTAATGGAGGCAAATTCAAAACTGATTCCGGATCAAACTGTTCCTAGTGAAACAGTTGAATCTACAG ATGACATCGGGTCTGCGGTTGACTTATTGGTGAAGGCAGCTGGGTACCTGCAATTCTGTCTTCGCGAAATTCTTGTCCAAATTCCACCTCATATAAA GATGAAGCTGCCTGTAGATTTGCAGGAGAATGTACTCGAGGCTACTTACATTCAAGCACTAGGACAG GGAACAGAAATGCAGCTTGCTTCAGCTGTCGAATGTAAAAACGCCACTTTATCTGTTAAAAGAAGACTAGCATGCGAGCAATTAAGTTATTTCAGTCAG GCCCACTATTGCTTGTCAACGTGTGACAACCTTAACGGATACGGAAAGAAACATCTTTCGTTTATCAAATGGAAGTTTCTTGAAGCAAAG GCTGCAGCATACTATTACCATGGTCTGATCACCGACAAGGGTACTGAACCATCCTGCCACATCACCGCAGTGTGTTGTTTTCTTGCGGCTGAAGAAATCCTAACAGAGAGCAAGAAGGCATGTTTAAACTTTTGCTTAACAGCTCCCATAACAAG GGCTCCCACTGCATGGGGTGCAATGAAGCATTTGAATAAGAAAATTCCCGAAACCGCAGCTAAAAAGTCCCAAATGTACGCCTACCTTTTAGAGGAAGAAAA GAGTCTAGACGTGTTGCCGGAACTGCCTGAGTTTGAGTTGTCATTAAAAGCGGACGAATTTCAAATGCCGGATAAAGATGCAGCATGGGAGAATGAAAAATGGAAAATCCCTAGTCAAACACTTAAAacagatgatgaagaagatgataaaTGA